The following proteins are co-located in the Halarcobacter sp. genome:
- the proW gene encoding glycine betaine/L-proline ABC transporter permease ProW: protein MSSDPWGNASTAQENKESSVDWTTTPTDNVTDTSSFDILHPFDESIIPFDDWTNNGIDWLVANFRDFFLFTKTPIDIVLKSIESFLQYLSPYVVIAFFVLLALQFSTKKLALGTFVSFLIIGFIGAWEEAMITLALVVTAVLFSIIIGLPLGIWSAKSDRVDKVIRPILDAMQTTPAFVYLIPIVMLFGIGNVPGVIVTIIFALPPLIRLTNLGIRQVPEDLIEASRSFGASSKQMLWRVQIPVAMPTIMAGINQTLMLALSMVVIASMIAVGGLGQMVLRGIGRLDIGLAAVGGLGIVLLAVILDRLTQSMGQKDKSQKIKWYEKGPVGLIYKTFKKEK from the coding sequence ATGAGTAGTGATCCATGGGGAAATGCTTCCACTGCACAAGAGAATAAAGAATCATCTGTAGATTGGACAACTACTCCTACAGATAATGTAACTGATACAAGTAGTTTTGATATTTTACATCCTTTTGATGAATCAATAATACCTTTCGATGATTGGACAAACAATGGAATTGATTGGCTTGTGGCTAATTTTAGGGATTTTTTTCTTTTTACAAAAACACCTATTGATATAGTTTTAAAATCTATAGAGAGTTTTTTACAATATCTATCACCTTATGTTGTTATTGCTTTTTTTGTTTTATTAGCTTTACAGTTTTCAACTAAAAAACTAGCCTTAGGTACATTTGTATCTTTTCTTATAATTGGGTTTATTGGAGCTTGGGAAGAGGCTATGATTACCCTTGCTTTAGTTGTAACTGCTGTTTTATTCTCCATTATAATTGGCTTGCCTTTGGGAATTTGGAGTGCAAAAAGTGATAGAGTTGATAAAGTTATAAGACCAATACTTGATGCTATGCAAACTACACCAGCTTTTGTGTATCTTATTCCTATAGTTATGTTGTTTGGTATTGGTAATGTTCCAGGTGTAATTGTAACAATTATATTTGCTTTACCCCCTTTAATTAGACTAACTAATCTTGGTATTAGACAAGTTCCTGAGGATTTGATTGAAGCTTCGAGATCATTTGGTGCTAGTTCAAAACAGATGTTATGGAGAGTTCAAATCCCTGTAGCTATGCCAACAATTATGGCAGGTATAAATCAAACTTTAATGTTAGCTCTTTCAATGGTAGTTATTGCCTCAATGATTGCTGTTGGTGGTTTAGGTCAGATGGTATTAAGGGGGATTGGAAGATTAGATATTGGTCTTGCAGCTGTTGGTGGATTAGGTATTGTTCTTTTAGCTGTAATTTTAGATAGATTAACTCAATCTATGGGACAAAAAGATAAATCACAAAAAATCAAATGGTATGAAAAAGGACCAGTTGGATTAATCTATAAAACATTTAAAAAGGAGAAATAA
- a CDS encoding SDR family NAD(P)-dependent oxidoreductase: protein MKKNVLITGCSSGLGLALTQYYLDNGFKVYGISRNKPNIDDKNFIFKEFDLSKIDSISTELTPFIDTISEIEIVYLNAGILGDIKEMKYQSINDIKKALDINVFANKEILDILSQQKVNNIIAISSGASKNGSKGWGAYSLSKATLNMLINLYSKEMLETKILAVAPGVIETPMTDVIRFDVDDSIFTSAKILKSGEIQQPLDAAMRLDEVINRANEFESGSFIDVRNI from the coding sequence ATGAAAAAAAATGTTCTTATTACAGGATGTAGTTCTGGTCTAGGTTTAGCCCTAACCCAATACTATCTTGATAATGGCTTTAAAGTTTATGGGATAAGTAGAAATAAACCAAATATAGATGATAAAAACTTTATTTTCAAAGAGTTTGATTTATCAAAAATAGATTCTATTAGTACTGAGCTTACACCTTTTATAGATACTATCTCTGAAATAGAGATAGTATATCTTAATGCTGGAATATTAGGTGATATTAAAGAGATGAAATATCAATCTATAAATGATATAAAAAAAGCTTTAGATATAAATGTGTTTGCAAATAAAGAGATTCTTGATATATTATCACAACAAAAAGTAAATAATATTATTGCCATATCGTCTGGTGCTTCTAAAAATGGTTCAAAAGGCTGGGGAGCATACTCTTTATCAAAAGCCACTTTAAATATGTTAATAAATTTATATTCCAAAGAGATGTTAGAAACAAAAATCCTGGCAGTTGCTCCTGGAGTTATAGAAACGCCTATGACTGATGTTATAAGATTTGATGTTGATGATTCAATTTTTACATCTGCAAAAATATTAAAAAGTGGGGAAATACAACAACCTCTTGATGCAGCTATGAGATTAGATGAAGTAATTAACAGAGCCAATGAGTTTGAAAGTGGTTCTTTTATTGATGTTAGAAATATATAA
- a CDS encoding L,D-transpeptidase family protein — protein MHKVFILFFTFVLINADEIVDTNLVKVDFEERIKTENIQKVTLKKLLKQKNQLFLSNYLLKKYYKNHNYKPFFISQFSIKPMAYTLINEIKNDQVLKPQLELYFDIKNIDKQLNETESNPSSENLIKLDNKLISIYHKYMLLLSRGAIDWERFQEELEKIKQEEEIIYYWEKYFARKNIRRLLYEAVKFDDINIAISKVNYTFPQAKVLANRIIQLEELLENGGYTKVPNLKRTLKKGNYYPEITLLKKRLQEDNYININFDCKNDENLEVIKIDKNTSTTILNPNPENDCEELFDEALYLNIKKFQKHNGLVADGIVGKNTISVLNKPIQKQINTMRINLERMRWMPRDLGKKYIIVNIADFTMKMYSNNEKILEMEVVVGDKKHPTPIFSHKMSEIILNPYWRIPQSIVQKEIIPNLVQNPNYLQEEDINIHENWDHDSTIYDMNGIDWSIFLDNDIMADDEYAPMRFIQIPGDKNPLGRIKFLFPNKYSVYLHDTPYKYLFSETNRAFSHGCIRLSKPKELLKVIAQEETKIDLDKSEEILKEKNRVDIELDTKIPVHVVYLTSWVDENGIIQFRDDIYNLDKIQEKILYNQESY, from the coding sequence ATGCATAAAGTTTTTATTTTATTTTTTACATTTGTTCTTATTAATGCAGATGAGATTGTAGATACAAATCTAGTAAAAGTTGATTTTGAAGAAAGAATAAAAACTGAAAATATTCAAAAAGTTACACTAAAAAAATTACTAAAACAAAAAAATCAATTATTTCTTAGTAATTATCTTCTAAAAAAATATTACAAAAATCACAATTATAAACCATTTTTTATAAGTCAATTTAGTATAAAACCAATGGCATATACATTAATAAATGAAATAAAAAACGACCAAGTTTTAAAACCTCAATTAGAATTGTATTTTGATATAAAAAATATAGATAAACAGTTAAATGAAACAGAGTCAAATCCATCAAGTGAAAATCTAATAAAATTAGATAATAAACTAATATCCATATATCACAAATATATGTTATTATTATCAAGAGGTGCTATAGATTGGGAGAGATTTCAAGAAGAACTTGAAAAAATAAAACAAGAAGAAGAGATAATATATTATTGGGAAAAATATTTTGCAAGAAAAAATATCAGAAGACTTTTATATGAAGCTGTAAAATTTGATGATATCAATATTGCAATTTCAAAAGTAAATTACACCTTCCCTCAAGCAAAGGTTTTAGCAAATAGAATCATTCAACTTGAAGAATTATTAGAAAATGGAGGTTATACAAAAGTCCCAAACTTGAAAAGAACATTAAAAAAAGGAAACTATTATCCAGAGATTACTCTTCTTAAAAAAAGGCTACAAGAAGACAACTATATAAATATTAATTTTGATTGTAAAAATGATGAAAACCTAGAAGTTATAAAAATAGATAAAAACACTTCTACTACAATATTAAATCCTAATCCAGAAAATGACTGTGAAGAGCTATTTGATGAAGCACTATATTTAAATATAAAAAAATTTCAAAAGCATAATGGTTTAGTTGCAGATGGAATTGTAGGTAAAAATACTATTAGTGTACTAAACAAACCTATTCAAAAACAAATTAATACTATGAGAATTAATCTTGAAAGAATGAGATGGATGCCAAGAGATTTAGGAAAGAAATATATCATTGTAAATATTGCAGATTTTACTATGAAAATGTATTCTAACAATGAAAAAATTTTAGAGATGGAAGTTGTTGTTGGAGATAAAAAACATCCTACTCCTATATTTAGTCATAAAATGTCAGAAATAATATTAAACCCTTATTGGAGAATACCACAAAGTATAGTACAAAAAGAGATTATCCCTAATTTGGTTCAAAATCCTAATTATCTACAAGAAGAGGATATAAATATTCATGAAAATTGGGATCATGATTCTACAATTTATGACATGAATGGTATAGATTGGAGTATATTTTTAGATAATGATATTATGGCAGATGATGAGTATGCACCTATGAGATTTATACAAATTCCAGGAGATAAAAATCCTCTTGGTAGAATTAAGTTTTTGTTCCCAAATAAATATTCTGTATATCTGCATGATACTCCATATAAATATCTATTTAGTGAAACCAATAGAGCATTTTCTCATGGTTGTATCAGACTATCTAAACCAAAAGAGTTACTAAAAGTTATAGCTCAAGAAGAAACAAAAATAGACTTAGATAAATCAGAAGAGATATTAAAAGAAAAAAATAGAGTTGATATTGAATTGGATACTAAAATACCTGTTCATGTTGTATATTTAACTTCGTGGGTTGATGAAAATGGGATAATACAATTTAGAGATGACATTTATAATTTAGATAAAATACAAGAAAAAATTTTATACAATCAAGAAAGCTATTAA
- a CDS encoding cysteine-rich CWC family protein, with protein sequence MVDPKICPFCKKENGCEADIPNNDCWCNHIKVPLELRELIPHKLKMKACICRNCVILFKKDKELFLKKYSKLT encoded by the coding sequence ATGGTTGATCCAAAAATTTGTCCCTTTTGTAAAAAAGAGAATGGTTGTGAAGCTGATATCCCAAATAACGATTGTTGGTGTAATCATATTAAAGTGCCGCTTGAATTAAGAGAATTGATACCTCATAAACTTAAGATGAAGGCATGTATTTGTAGAAATTGTGTAATACTTTTTAAAAAAGATAAAGAATTATTTTTAAAAAAATACTCTAAGTTAACTTGA
- a CDS encoding OFA family MFS transporter, translating to MIEKNRWLMALAAVGVHICIGSVYAWSVYVKPIQEQLSWSLTDVTISFSIAIFFLGLSAALMGKFVEKNGPRVSALIAASLFGLGTIGSGLAIMMESKLLLYFFYGVLGGCGLGIGYISPVSTLVRWFPDKRGMATGLAIMGFGFASAIWGPTIKILIEKVGIASTFFILGIIYFVVMFLSALYLQKPEEGYMPKKFKKKVEEGKKKIKKDLSNLTLKEAMKTPRFYGLWIMLFINITCGIAIIGVASPLLQEVVGISAIAAAAAVGLMGVFNGAGRILWASISDIITRPAVYVIFFATQIIAFYMLPSITEIVVFQFVLYFIMTCYGGGFASIPAYIGDIFGTKELGAIHGYILTAWAAAGLVGPLIISIVKDMTGSYAQTLYVFAGFFIIALIVSILMIFNIRKIKKENI from the coding sequence ATGATTGAGAAAAATCGTTGGTTGATGGCACTAGCTGCAGTTGGTGTTCACATTTGTATTGGTTCTGTTTATGCTTGGAGTGTATATGTTAAACCTATCCAAGAACAGCTTTCTTGGAGTTTAACTGATGTAACTATCTCTTTTAGTATTGCAATATTTTTTTTAGGATTATCTGCTGCATTAATGGGAAAATTTGTGGAAAAAAATGGTCCAAGAGTATCTGCTTTAATAGCTGCATCACTTTTTGGTTTGGGAACAATTGGTTCAGGCCTTGCAATAATGATGGAATCAAAACTTCTTTTATACTTTTTTTACGGAGTATTAGGTGGTTGTGGATTAGGAATAGGGTATATCTCTCCTGTTTCTACTTTAGTTAGATGGTTTCCTGATAAAAGAGGTATGGCTACTGGATTGGCTATCATGGGATTTGGTTTTGCATCTGCTATATGGGGACCTACAATCAAAATCTTAATTGAAAAAGTTGGAATTGCAAGCACCTTTTTCATATTAGGTATCATCTATTTTGTGGTTATGTTTTTATCTGCTTTATATCTTCAAAAACCAGAAGAGGGATATATGCCTAAAAAGTTTAAGAAGAAAGTAGAAGAGGGTAAAAAGAAGATTAAAAAAGATTTATCAAATTTAACTCTTAAAGAAGCTATGAAAACACCTAGGTTTTATGGACTTTGGATTATGTTATTTATAAATATCACTTGTGGTATTGCAATTATTGGTGTTGCTTCACCTTTATTACAAGAGGTTGTAGGAATTTCAGCAATAGCAGCCGCAGCAGCTGTTGGATTGATGGGAGTATTTAATGGAGCAGGAAGAATTCTTTGGGCTTCAATCTCTGATATTATTACAAGACCAGCAGTATATGTAATCTTTTTTGCAACACAAATTATTGCATTTTATATGTTACCCTCAATCACAGAAATTGTAGTTTTTCAATTTGTTTTATATTTTATAATGACTTGTTATGGAGGAGGTTTTGCTTCAATTCCAGCATATATTGGTGATATATTTGGTACTAAAGAGTTAGGTGCTATTCATGGATATATTTTAACAGCTTGGGCTGCTGCAGGATTAGTTGGACCTTTAATCATCTCAATTGTGAAAGATATGACAGGAAGTTATGCTCAAACACTATATGTTTTTGCAGGATTTTTTATAATAGCTTTAATTGTATCAATTTTAATGATTTTTAATATTAGAAAAATAAAGAAAGAAAATATATAA
- a CDS encoding hydrogenase-4 component G, protein MSTVNTENYYNAYQASDLINKESSDDNSKNKSILDENKEVAENKIHSSAVQVSISMESLKMYLNIKSAEFNQTNTNAQNSLLNIINNSDIYDFLSGKDLENGFSLSSIGYEGKPITELNPEEAKKLVEDDGFFSVNETSDRVSSFVIGLAGNDIEALKEARSGVVKGFEEAEKMWGGQLPDISYKTQERTLSLIDEKIAELSQTDLEKKVEEDK, encoded by the coding sequence ATGAGTACGGTAAATACAGAAAATTATTACAATGCCTACCAAGCTAGTGATTTGATTAACAAAGAATCTTCTGATGATAATTCTAAAAATAAAAGTATTTTAGATGAAAATAAAGAAGTTGCAGAAAATAAAATACATAGTTCTGCAGTTCAAGTTTCAATATCAATGGAAAGTTTAAAAATGTATCTAAACATAAAAAGTGCAGAGTTTAACCAAACAAATACTAATGCACAAAATTCACTGTTAAATATTATTAATAACAGTGATATATATGACTTTTTATCTGGTAAAGATTTAGAAAATGGTTTTAGTCTATCTTCTATTGGATATGAAGGAAAACCAATTACTGAACTGAATCCAGAAGAAGCAAAAAAACTAGTTGAAGATGATGGTTTTTTTAGTGTTAATGAAACATCTGATAGGGTAAGTTCATTTGTAATTGGCTTAGCTGGAAATGATATTGAAGCATTAAAAGAAGCTAGATCTGGAGTTGTAAAAGGTTTCGAAGAAGCAGAAAAAATGTGGGGAGGACAACTTCCTGATATATCATACAAAACACAAGAACGTACTTTAAGTTTAATTGATGAAAAAATTGCTGAATTATCACAAACAGACTTAGAGAAAAAAGTAGAAGAAGATAAGTAA
- the proV gene encoding glycine betaine/L-proline ABC transporter ATP-binding protein ProV produces MELQINSKKNKKLIVKNVFKVFGDEPKKALKMLDSGKSKDEIFKKTGMTIGVQDASFEIYEGEIFVIMGLSGSGKSTLVRLLNRLIEPTSGKIYIDETDVTNLSDKELIDIRRKKISMVFQSFALMPHMNILDNVSFGLELSGVDKNTRYEAAQAALEQVGLKHHGLSYPDELSGGMQQRVGLARALANNPDIMLMDEAFSALDPLIRTEMQDELLELQSNSKRTIVFISHDLDEAIRIGDRIAIMQNGEISQIGTPEDIINNPANDYIRSFFKGVDVTSVLNASHIAKKVRSTIINKEGTGVKTALQYISDFDDDYAYFVEKSGKYIGLLTLDSLKEQKKLGGSIHDAIIDEKPINENLQISEFITDIAEHLYPTAVVDDKGKYKGTISKSRLLKVFDEGVEYE; encoded by the coding sequence ATGGAGTTGCAAATTAATTCTAAAAAAAATAAAAAATTAATTGTTAAAAATGTTTTTAAAGTTTTTGGAGATGAACCTAAAAAAGCTTTAAAAATGTTAGATAGTGGAAAAAGCAAAGATGAAATCTTTAAAAAAACTGGTATGACTATAGGTGTTCAAGATGCCAGTTTTGAAATATATGAAGGTGAAATCTTTGTAATTATGGGACTTTCTGGTTCAGGAAAGTCAACATTAGTTAGGTTACTGAACCGTCTTATTGAACCAACTTCTGGTAAAATCTACATTGATGAAACAGATGTTACAAATCTAAGTGATAAAGAACTTATTGATATAAGAAGAAAAAAAATATCAATGGTTTTTCAATCCTTTGCTTTAATGCCCCATATGAACATTTTAGATAATGTTTCATTTGGCTTAGAATTAAGTGGGGTAGATAAAAATACTAGATATGAAGCTGCTCAAGCTGCGTTAGAGCAAGTTGGACTAAAACATCATGGCTTATCTTATCCAGATGAATTAAGTGGTGGTATGCAACAAAGAGTTGGTCTTGCAAGAGCGCTTGCAAATAATCCTGATATTATGCTTATGGATGAAGCTTTTTCAGCTTTAGATCCACTTATTAGAACAGAGATGCAAGATGAACTTTTAGAGTTACAAAGTAATTCAAAAAGGACAATTGTATTTATTTCCCATGATTTAGACGAAGCAATTAGAATAGGCGATAGAATAGCTATTATGCAAAATGGAGAGATATCTCAAATAGGAACACCAGAAGATATTATTAATAATCCTGCTAACGATTATATTAGGTCTTTCTTTAAAGGTGTTGATGTGACATCTGTTCTAAATGCTTCACATATTGCAAAAAAAGTTCGTTCTACAATTATAAATAAAGAGGGAACTGGTGTGAAAACTGCACTTCAATATATCTCAGATTTTGATGATGATTATGCATATTTTGTTGAAAAAAGTGGTAAATATATTGGATTGTTAACTTTAGATTCTTTAAAAGAACAAAAAAAGTTAGGTGGATCAATTCATGATGCAATTATTGATGAAAAACCTATAAATGAGAATTTACAAATTTCTGAATTTATTACAGATATTGCAGAACATCTATATCCTACTGCAGTTGTTGACGATAAAGGTAAGTATAAAGGTACTATTTCTAAAAGTAGATTGTTAAAAGTTTTTGATGAAGGAGTAGAATATGAGTAG
- a CDS encoding molybdopterin guanine dinucleotide-containing S/N-oxide reductase, with protein sequence MKNIDQKRRGFLKVAALFSTVPFIDAITKRGELLAGTIAKFSSKLVVNGEVLTAAHWGMLKLTIKNGKVVKSEPYQKTSDIKNSLQYYTQDLVYADDRIKYPMVRKSYLENPDSPKPELRGNDEWVRVPYEKAIKLIAKELKKTRKEKGAQGVFAGSYGWKSSGSIHNCRVLLHRFMTATGGFTGTVGDYSTGASQVIMPHVLGTLEVYEQQTSWPVVLESSKVIVIWGANPLATLKIAWTSTDENGFKYFEELKKSGKKIICIDPYKTETCEYLDAQWVAPNPNTDVAMMMGMVHTLLEAKKYDADFLADYTEGFDKFKEYLYGKEDGIVKSAKWASKICGVDEKTINSLANLFYDNRTMFMSGWGMQRAHHGEQPHWMLVTLASVIGQIGLPGGGFGLSYHYSNGGVPTAKSAIIGGITANVTPTKDEGGAAWLRNAAKYSFPVARIADALLNPGKTIDFNGKKVTYPEIDFIYWVGGNPLVHHQDTNTLLKAWRVPRTVVVNEAFWTPTARMADIVMPTTTSYERNDITATGDYSNLNIVPMKQAVKKQFESRDDYQIFSDLSKEFGVFEKYTQNKTEMQWIEEFYTKAYNQAQKMKLPMPTFREFWSKNQPITFDVPYENTQFVRYADFREDPILNPLGTPSGRIEIYSKTIEKMNYEHCKAHPTWLEPAEWVGMEEKPAEFALISPHPSHRLHSQLNNTSLREKYAVADREPIWINTQDAKAKGIKSGDVVRVFNDRGEILTGAVVTDGLKPGIVRVQEGAWYDPLEKGKIGTLCKNGSANLLTKDIPTSELAMGNSSNTALVNIEKYTKKAPALTIFKQPS encoded by the coding sequence ATGAAAAATATTGATCAAAAAAGAAGAGGGTTTTTAAAAGTTGCTGCATTATTTAGTACGGTTCCATTTATTGATGCAATTACAAAAAGAGGTGAATTACTTGCAGGTACAATTGCAAAATTTTCTTCAAAACTAGTTGTAAATGGTGAAGTATTAACAGCCGCTCACTGGGGTATGTTAAAGTTAACTATAAAAAATGGGAAAGTGGTAAAATCTGAACCTTATCAAAAAACTTCAGATATTAAAAATTCATTACAATATTATACTCAAGATTTAGTATATGCAGATGATAGAATAAAATATCCAATGGTAAGAAAATCTTATTTAGAAAATCCAGATAGTCCTAAACCTGAATTAAGAGGTAATGATGAATGGGTTAGAGTTCCATATGAAAAAGCAATAAAATTAATAGCAAAAGAGCTTAAAAAAACAAGAAAAGAGAAAGGTGCCCAGGGGGTTTTTGCCGGAAGTTATGGTTGGAAAAGTAGTGGTAGTATCCACAACTGTAGAGTTTTATTACATAGATTTATGACTGCAACAGGTGGATTTACTGGTACTGTTGGTGATTATTCAACTGGTGCATCGCAAGTAATTATGCCACATGTATTGGGTACACTTGAAGTGTATGAACAACAAACTTCATGGCCTGTGGTATTAGAAAGTTCAAAAGTTATAGTAATTTGGGGTGCAAATCCACTTGCAACTTTAAAAATTGCATGGACTTCAACTGATGAAAATGGATTTAAATATTTTGAAGAGTTAAAAAAATCTGGTAAAAAAATCATTTGTATTGATCCATATAAAACAGAAACTTGTGAATACCTAGATGCACAATGGGTTGCACCAAATCCAAATACAGACGTTGCAATGATGATGGGTATGGTACATACACTATTAGAAGCAAAAAAATATGATGCAGACTTTTTAGCTGATTATACTGAAGGTTTTGATAAATTCAAAGAGTATTTATACGGAAAAGAAGATGGTATTGTAAAAAGTGCTAAATGGGCATCTAAAATTTGTGGAGTTGATGAAAAAACTATTAATTCATTGGCTAATCTATTCTATGATAATAGAACTATGTTTATGTCTGGATGGGGAATGCAAAGAGCTCATCATGGGGAACAACCTCACTGGATGTTAGTAACTCTTGCTTCTGTTATTGGACAAATCGGACTTCCTGGTGGTGGATTTGGATTATCTTACCATTATTCAAATGGTGGAGTTCCTACTGCAAAAAGTGCAATTATTGGTGGTATCACAGCAAACGTAACTCCTACAAAAGATGAAGGTGGTGCAGCATGGCTAAGAAATGCAGCTAAATACTCTTTTCCTGTTGCAAGAATTGCTGATGCACTTTTAAATCCAGGGAAAACAATTGATTTTAATGGTAAAAAAGTTACTTATCCAGAGATTGATTTTATCTATTGGGTAGGTGGAAATCCATTAGTTCATCATCAAGATACAAATACCTTATTAAAAGCTTGGAGAGTACCAAGAACTGTTGTTGTTAATGAAGCATTCTGGACACCAACTGCAAGAATGGCAGATATTGTAATGCCAACAACTACTTCATATGAAAGAAATGATATTACTGCAACAGGTGATTACTCAAACTTAAATATTGTTCCTATGAAACAAGCAGTTAAGAAACAATTTGAATCAAGAGATGATTATCAAATCTTTAGTGACTTATCAAAAGAGTTTGGTGTATTTGAAAAATATACTCAAAATAAAACTGAAATGCAATGGATAGAAGAGTTTTATACAAAAGCTTATAATCAAGCACAAAAAATGAAATTACCAATGCCAACATTTAGAGAGTTTTGGAGTAAAAATCAACCAATAACTTTTGATGTTCCATATGAAAATACACAATTTGTAAGATATGCTGACTTTAGAGAAGATCCAATTTTAAATCCACTTGGAACACCATCTGGAAGAATAGAGATCTATTCTAAAACAATAGAAAAAATGAATTATGAACATTGTAAAGCACACCCAACTTGGTTAGAACCAGCTGAATGGGTAGGTATGGAAGAAAAACCTGCAGAGTTTGCATTAATCTCTCCACACCCTAGTCATAGACTGCACTCTCAGCTTAATAATACAAGTTTAAGAGAAAAATATGCAGTTGCAGACAGAGAGCCAATTTGGATTAATACTCAAGATGCAAAAGCAAAAGGTATCAAATCTGGTGATGTGGTAAGAGTATTTAATGATAGAGGTGAAATCTTAACAGGTGCAGTTGTAACTGATGGATTAAAACCTGGAATTGTAAGAGTTCAAGAGGGTGCTTGGTATGATCCTTTAGAAAAAGGTAAAATTGGAACACTTTGTAAAAATGGTTCTGCAAACCTTTTAACTAAAGATATTCCAACATCGGAACTTGCTATGGGAAATAGTTCTAATACAGCTTTAGTAAATATTGAAAAATATACAAAAAAAGCCCCTGCCTTAACCATCTTTAAACAACCAAGTTAA
- a CDS encoding class I SAM-dependent methyltransferase, protein MLETLESCINKNIETKTDEFKRLFHGRGDFYKDLNFLTVDSINNIFFASFYKENKDENQIIELLKNIAILNGYSTFIVQRRYDKNCFFKVVFGEVKEKKFLVENSLKYLINFKNQNIGIFPDMKIGREYIKDISKNKNVLNLFSYTCAFSVCAVTGGAKQVVNVDMSKGALSIGRENHHINSLDTKKVKFLPLNILKSWSRIKKFAPYDVIVIDPPSFQKGSFAATKDYEKIIRRLYELASDDCIVLSCLNAPELNCDFIKDLFIKNAPEFKYIKRLDNLDTFLSSDENKSLKNMIFKREING, encoded by the coding sequence TTGCTAGAAACTCTTGAGTCTTGTATAAACAAAAATATTGAAACAAAAACAGATGAGTTTAAAAGACTTTTTCATGGTAGAGGTGATTTCTATAAAGATTTAAACTTTTTGACGGTTGATTCTATAAATAACATTTTTTTTGCTTCTTTTTATAAAGAAAATAAAGATGAAAATCAAATAATCGAGTTATTAAAAAATATAGCCATATTAAATGGTTACTCTACTTTTATTGTTCAAAGAAGATATGATAAAAACTGTTTTTTTAAAGTTGTTTTTGGAGAAGTGAAAGAGAAAAAATTTCTTGTTGAAAACTCACTAAAGTATTTAATAAATTTCAAAAATCAAAATATTGGTATTTTCCCCGATATGAAAATAGGTAGAGAATATATAAAAGATATTTCAAAAAATAAAAATGTATTAAATCTTTTTTCTTATACTTGTGCATTTTCTGTATGTGCAGTTACAGGTGGTGCTAAGCAAGTAGTTAATGTTGATATGTCAAAAGGTGCTTTATCAATTGGAAGAGAAAATCATCATATCAATAGTTTAGATACAAAAAAGGTTAAATTTTTACCTTTAAATATTTTAAAATCATGGAGCAGGATAAAAAAGTTTGCACCTTATGATGTGATAGTTATTGACCCACCATCTTTTCAAAAGGGAAGCTTTGCAGCAACTAAAGATTATGAGAAGATAATTAGAAGATTATATGAATTAGCAAGTGATGATTGTATTGTATTGTCTTGTTTAAATGCACCAGAATTAAATTGTGATTTTATAAAAGATCTATTTATAAAAAATGCACCAGAATTTAAATATATAAAAAGACTTGATAATTTAGATACTTTTTTAAGCAGTGATGAAAATAAGAGTTTAAAAAATATGATATTTAAAAGAGAGATTAATGGTTGA